From Mycolicibacterium nivoides, a single genomic window includes:
- a CDS encoding DUF1990 domain-containing protein has translation MKLHDLAQRSLTYPEVGATAGELPAGYRHIRASAPIGTGRDRFERAGAEVLRWGMQRGAGLRVQATAEAAAVGTELVVRIGPVPAPCRVVYVLDEADRRGFAYGTLAGHPESGEELFSVRYDPATDTVHAEVVAFSRPATWWSRLGGPVTRLLQRVVTRRYLTGI, from the coding sequence GTGAAACTGCACGACCTGGCGCAGCGCTCGTTGACCTATCCGGAGGTGGGCGCCACGGCCGGCGAACTGCCCGCGGGGTATCGCCACATCCGGGCCTCGGCGCCGATCGGCACCGGCCGCGACCGCTTCGAGCGGGCCGGTGCGGAGGTGCTGCGGTGGGGCATGCAGCGCGGCGCGGGCCTGCGGGTGCAGGCCACCGCTGAGGCCGCGGCGGTGGGCACCGAGCTGGTGGTCCGGATCGGTCCCGTTCCGGCGCCGTGCCGGGTGGTCTATGTGCTCGACGAAGCCGACCGCCGCGGCTTCGCCTACGGCACGCTGGCCGGCCATCCCGAATCGGGCGAGGAGTTGTTCTCGGTGCGCTACGACCCGGCGACGGACACGGTGCATGCCGAGGTGGTCGCGTTCTCCCGGCCGGCAACCTGGTGGAGCCGGTTGGGCGGGCCGGTGACGCGGTTGCTCCAGCGGGTGGTGACGCGCCGCTATCTCACCGGCATCTGA
- a CDS encoding PaaI family thioesterase, whose translation MAPEIDTADTHPGGGFNPPEPTDRGGPDYGRFIEAVRTLQDHARSADAPDEVITEAADLIQKVSALLAPYEADEWNSPSGRRMDLPNRGNVNNVPVHLERTADGRIAGTAHFRRFHLGRNGAVHGGSLALLFDSLLGYTAAKLTGSMYQRTAYLHVNYRKIAPIDKDLQVRAGIDRIEGRKIFVEGRLLDGGDVLADAEALFVRLKPGQP comes from the coding sequence GTGGCCCCAGAAATCGACACCGCCGACACGCACCCCGGCGGTGGGTTCAATCCGCCCGAACCCACCGATCGCGGTGGGCCGGATTACGGCCGTTTCATCGAAGCGGTGCGCACCCTGCAGGACCACGCACGCAGTGCCGACGCCCCCGACGAGGTCATCACCGAGGCAGCTGACCTGATCCAGAAAGTGTCGGCGCTGCTGGCTCCGTACGAAGCCGACGAGTGGAATTCACCGTCCGGACGGCGAATGGACCTGCCCAACCGTGGCAACGTCAACAACGTGCCGGTGCATCTGGAACGGACCGCCGACGGCCGGATCGCCGGGACCGCCCACTTCCGGCGGTTTCACCTCGGTCGCAACGGTGCGGTACACGGCGGCTCGCTGGCGCTGCTGTTCGATTCGCTGCTGGGCTACACAGCGGCCAAACTGACCGGCAGCATGTATCAGCGCACCGCGTATCTGCATGTCAACTACCGCAAGATCGCCCCGATCGACAAGGACTTACAGGTGCGGGCCGGCATCGACCGCATCGAGGGACGCAAGATCTTCGTCGAGGGCCGCCTGCTCGACGGCGGCGACGTGCTCGCCGATGCCGAGGCGTTGTTCGTCCGGCTCAAGCCGGGGCAGCCATGA
- a CDS encoding TIGR02611 family protein, producing MSLATNLAEMKRRWTSWRERLRSRRAADFTYRIVVGVVGTIVLAVGIVAIPYPGPGWAIVFLGLAILASEFDFAKRALRYVRARYDAVMAWFDRQHIAVKGVSAAFTGLVVIGTLWLFGVIGWSAGLVGLEQQWLKSPIGLGS from the coding sequence ATGAGTCTGGCGACCAACCTTGCCGAGATGAAGCGGCGCTGGACGAGTTGGCGGGAACGGCTGCGCTCGCGCCGGGCCGCCGACTTCACCTACCGGATCGTCGTCGGCGTCGTCGGCACCATCGTGCTGGCGGTCGGCATCGTGGCCATCCCGTACCCCGGTCCCGGCTGGGCGATCGTCTTCCTCGGGTTGGCGATCCTGGCCAGCGAATTCGACTTCGCCAAGCGGGCGCTGCGCTACGTCCGGGCCCGCTATGACGCCGTGATGGCCTGGTTCGACCGCCAGCACATCGCGGTCAAAGGGGTCAGCGCGGCGTTCACCGGACTGGTGGTGATCGGCACGCTGTGGCTTTTCGGAGTGATCGGGTGGAGCGCCGGACTGGTCGGGCTGGAGCAACAGTGGCTCAAGAGCCCTATCGGGCTGGGGTCCTGA
- the thrS gene encoding threonine--tRNA ligase produces the protein MSAAPSPAPAAPIRVAAGTTAGAAVREADLPSRGTPDAIVVVRDADGRLRDLSWAPDTDVEVTPVAANTEDGRSVIRHSCAHVLAQAVQDMFPQAKLGIGPPIADGFYYDFDVAEPFTPEDLQKLEKRMQKIVKDGQLFSRRVYESKDQAREELAGEPYKLELVDDKSGDPDVMEVGGDELTAYDNLNARTKERVWGDLCRGPHIPTTKYIPAFKLTRSSAAYWRGDQNNASLQRVYGTAWESQEALDKHLELIEEAQRRDHRKLGVELDLFSFPDELGSGLPVFHPKGGVIRKELEDYSRRKHSEAGYEFVNTPHITKEHLYITSGHLEWYADGMYPPMHIDAEYNDDGTVRKPGQDYYLKPMNCPMHHLIYRARGRSYRELPLRLFEFGSVYRYEKSGVVHGLTRVRGMTQDDAHIYTTREQMRDELTSLLQFVLDLLSDYGLDDYYLELSTKDPDKYVGSDEMWDEATETLRSVAEASGLDLVPDPGGAAFYGPKISVQVKDALGRNWQMSTIQLDFNMPDRFELEYTAADGSRQRPVLIHRALFGSIERFFGVLTEHYAGAFPAWLAPVQVVGIPVADAHLDYLYDVAAQLKSRGVRVEVDGSDDRMAKKIVNHTNQKVPFMLLAGDKDIEAGAVSFRFGDRTQINGVPRDEAVEAIVKWIAERNNAVPTADLVPVGL, from the coding sequence ATGAGCGCCGCCCCCAGCCCAGCCCCCGCTGCCCCGATCCGGGTCGCGGCCGGGACTACCGCCGGCGCGGCGGTGCGCGAGGCGGATCTGCCCAGTCGCGGAACCCCAGACGCGATCGTCGTGGTGCGTGACGCCGACGGGCGCCTTCGCGATCTTTCCTGGGCCCCCGACACCGATGTCGAGGTGACGCCGGTGGCCGCCAACACCGAGGACGGCCGCAGCGTGATCCGGCACTCGTGTGCCCACGTGCTGGCCCAGGCCGTGCAGGACATGTTCCCGCAGGCCAAGCTGGGTATCGGGCCGCCGATCGCCGACGGCTTCTACTACGACTTCGACGTCGCGGAGCCGTTCACCCCGGAGGATCTGCAAAAGCTCGAAAAGCGGATGCAGAAGATCGTCAAGGACGGTCAGCTGTTCTCCCGGCGCGTCTACGAATCCAAGGATCAGGCGCGCGAGGAACTGGCCGGCGAGCCCTACAAGCTCGAGCTGGTCGACGACAAGTCCGGCGACCCGGACGTGATGGAGGTCGGTGGCGACGAGCTCACCGCCTACGACAACCTCAACGCCCGCACCAAGGAGCGGGTCTGGGGTGACCTGTGCCGCGGCCCGCACATCCCGACCACCAAGTACATCCCGGCGTTCAAGCTGACCCGTAGCAGCGCGGCCTACTGGCGCGGCGACCAGAACAACGCCAGCTTGCAGCGCGTCTACGGCACGGCCTGGGAGTCGCAGGAGGCGCTCGACAAGCACCTCGAGCTCATCGAGGAGGCGCAGCGCCGCGACCACCGCAAACTCGGCGTCGAGCTGGACCTCTTCAGCTTCCCCGACGAGCTCGGCTCCGGCCTGCCGGTGTTCCACCCCAAGGGTGGCGTCATCCGCAAGGAACTCGAGGACTACTCGCGGCGCAAGCATTCCGAGGCCGGCTACGAGTTCGTCAACACCCCGCACATCACCAAGGAACACCTTTACATCACCTCGGGCCACCTGGAGTGGTACGCCGACGGCATGTACCCGCCAATGCACATCGACGCCGAGTACAACGATGACGGCACGGTGCGCAAGCCCGGGCAGGACTACTACCTCAAGCCGATGAACTGCCCCATGCACCACCTGATCTACCGGGCGCGGGGCCGCTCGTACCGCGAACTCCCGTTGCGGCTCTTCGAGTTCGGCTCGGTGTACCGCTACGAGAAGTCCGGTGTGGTGCACGGGCTGACCCGCGTGCGCGGCATGACCCAGGACGACGCGCACATCTACACCACGCGTGAGCAGATGCGCGACGAGCTGACCTCGCTGCTGCAGTTCGTGCTCGACCTGCTCTCGGACTACGGCCTGGACGACTACTACCTGGAGCTGTCCACCAAGGATCCGGACAAGTACGTGGGCTCCGACGAGATGTGGGACGAGGCCACCGAGACCCTGCGGTCGGTCGCCGAAGCCTCGGGCCTGGACCTGGTGCCCGATCCGGGCGGCGCGGCGTTCTACGGACCCAAGATCTCCGTCCAGGTCAAGGACGCGCTGGGCCGCAACTGGCAGATGTCGACGATCCAGCTGGATTTCAACATGCCCGACCGCTTCGAGCTGGAGTACACCGCCGCCGACGGCAGCAGGCAGCGCCCGGTGCTGATCCACCGTGCCCTGTTCGGCTCGATCGAACGGTTCTTCGGAGTGCTCACCGAGCACTACGCGGGCGCGTTCCCGGCTTGGCTGGCACCGGTGCAGGTGGTCGGTATCCCGGTCGCCGACGCGCACCTGGACTACCTGTACGACGTTGCCGCGCAACTGAAGTCGCGCGGCGTGCGGGTCGAGGTCGACGGCAGCGACGACCGGATGGCGAAGAAGATCGTCAACCACACCAACCAGAAGGTGCCGTTCATGCTGCTGGCCGGTGACAAGGACATCGAGGCAGGCGCGGTGAGCTTCCGGTTCGGTGACCGCACCCAGATCAACGGTGTCCCGCGCGATGAGGCCGTCGAGGCGATCGTGAAGTGGATCGCCGAGCGCAACAACGCGGTGCCGACGGCGGACCTGGTACCGGTGGGCTTGTGA
- a CDS encoding HIT family protein, producing MTGDERSIIDHGVGEPDHLQRLWTPHRMSYIVDAVKSDNKIGSAGSSQPFTDIPEMSDEDGLMVARGELVYAVLNLYPYNPGHLMVVPYRRVSELEDLTEAESAELMAFTQKAIRVIKAVSRPHGFNVGLNLGISAGGSLAEHLHMHVVPRWGGDANFITIIGGAKVIPQLLSETRELLATEWARQP from the coding sequence ATGACGGGGGATGAGCGATCCATCATCGACCACGGCGTGGGCGAGCCGGACCATCTGCAGCGGTTGTGGACACCGCACCGGATGAGCTACATCGTCGATGCGGTCAAGAGCGACAACAAGATCGGCTCGGCCGGTTCGTCGCAGCCGTTCACCGACATCCCCGAGATGTCCGACGAGGACGGGCTCATGGTGGCCCGCGGCGAACTCGTGTACGCCGTGCTCAACCTCTACCCGTACAACCCGGGCCATCTCATGGTCGTGCCCTACCGCCGGGTGTCCGAGCTGGAGGACCTGACCGAAGCCGAGAGCGCTGAGCTGATGGCGTTCACGCAGAAGGCGATCCGCGTCATCAAGGCCGTCTCGCGTCCGCACGGGTTCAACGTCGGCCTGAACCTCGGCATCTCGGCCGGCGGATCGCTGGCCGAGCACCTGCACATGCACGTGGTCCCGCGCTGGGGCGGCGACGCGAACTTCATCACGATCATCGGTGGCGCCAAGGTCATTCCGCAGCTGCTGAGCGAGACCCGGGAGCTGCTGGCCACGGAATGGGCCCGCCAGCCGTGA
- the pgsA gene encoding phosphatidylinositol phosphate synthase, protein MSNLFLMSRAAYAKLSRPVAKAALRAGLTPDIVTIVGTAGTVTAALTLFPMGQLWWGAFAVFVFVLADMLDGAMARERGGGTRFGAVLDAACDRIADGAIFAGLLWWAAFGLDNPTLVVAILICLVTSQVISYIKARAEASGLRGDGGIIERPERLVIVLVGAGLSGVPFLHIPWLLHVAAWLLAVASVITVAQRIHAVRTSPGAMDLLQPPGAS, encoded by the coding sequence GTGAGCAACCTCTTCCTGATGAGCAGGGCGGCCTACGCCAAGCTGTCGCGGCCGGTGGCCAAGGCGGCACTGCGCGCGGGCCTGACTCCCGACATCGTCACCATCGTCGGCACCGCCGGGACCGTCACCGCCGCGTTGACCCTCTTCCCGATGGGTCAGTTGTGGTGGGGCGCGTTCGCCGTGTTCGTCTTCGTGCTCGCCGACATGCTCGACGGGGCGATGGCCCGGGAACGCGGCGGCGGTACCCGGTTCGGCGCCGTACTGGACGCGGCGTGTGACCGCATAGCCGACGGCGCCATCTTCGCCGGCCTGCTGTGGTGGGCGGCGTTCGGCCTGGACAACCCGACGCTGGTGGTCGCGATCCTCATCTGCCTGGTCACCTCACAGGTCATCTCGTACATCAAGGCTCGCGCCGAGGCCAGCGGGTTGCGTGGCGACGGCGGCATCATCGAGCGCCCGGAGCGCCTGGTGATCGTGCTGGTCGGCGCGGGGCTCTCGGGTGTGCCATTCCTGCACATTCCATGGCTGCTGCACGTCGCGGCATGGCTGTTGGCGGTGGCCAGCGTCATCACCGTGGCGCAGCGGATACATGCGGTGCGCACCTCTCCGGGCGCCATGGACCTGCTGCAACCCCCGGGAGCCTCGTGA
- a CDS encoding phosphatidylinositol mannoside acyltransferase, whose product MPELVARNLFDAGAFYASRGGGPQQLRKNLARVIGVPPAEVPDDLMRASLASYARYWREAFRLPSMDLTAVAKRLDEVFVGADKLRAAREAGRGAVLALPHSGNWDMAGVWLAQQFGTFATVAERLKPESLYRRFIDYRESLGFEVFPLSGGERPPFEVLSDRLRDNMFVCLMADRDLTRNGVEVGFFGEPTRMPAGPAKLAIETGAPLHPAHVHYDGDDCVVEIFDALDTSSGDVSVVIQQLADRFAANIAAHPADWHMLQPQWLADLSAERRARLGT is encoded by the coding sequence ATGCCGGAGCTGGTGGCGCGCAACCTGTTCGACGCGGGTGCCTTCTATGCCTCCCGTGGCGGTGGGCCCCAGCAGTTGCGCAAGAACCTGGCCCGGGTGATCGGGGTGCCCCCGGCCGAGGTGCCAGACGACCTGATGCGTGCTTCACTGGCCTCGTACGCCCGGTACTGGCGGGAGGCGTTCCGGTTGCCGTCGATGGATCTGACTGCTGTGGCCAAGCGTCTCGACGAGGTGTTCGTCGGCGCGGACAAGCTGCGGGCCGCTCGCGAGGCGGGCCGCGGCGCGGTGCTGGCGCTCCCGCACAGCGGTAACTGGGACATGGCCGGGGTGTGGCTGGCCCAGCAGTTCGGCACCTTCGCCACCGTCGCCGAGCGGCTCAAACCCGAATCGCTGTACCGGCGTTTCATCGACTACCGCGAGAGCCTGGGATTCGAGGTATTCCCGTTGTCGGGCGGTGAGCGTCCGCCGTTCGAGGTGCTTTCGGACCGGTTGCGGGACAACATGTTCGTCTGCCTGATGGCCGACCGGGACCTCACCCGCAACGGTGTGGAGGTCGGCTTCTTCGGCGAACCTACCCGGATGCCCGCCGGCCCGGCCAAGTTGGCGATCGAAACCGGTGCACCGCTTCATCCGGCGCATGTCCACTATGACGGGGACGACTGTGTGGTCGAGATCTTCGACGCACTCGACACCTCGTCGGGGGACGTGTCCGTGGTGATCCAGCAATTGGCCGACCGGTTCGCGGCGAACATCGCCGCGCACCCGGCTGACTGGCACATGCTGCAGCCGCAGTGGCTGGCCGACCTGTCCGCCGAACGTCGTGCCCGGTTAGGTACCTGA
- a CDS encoding glycosyltransferase family 4 protein: protein MRIGMVCPYSFDVPGGVQSHVLQLAEVMRAGGHHVSVLAPSSPHVKLPEYVVSGGKAVPIPYNGSVARLRFGPATHRKVKKWIAEGEFDVLHLHEPNAPSLSMLALQAAEGPIVATFHTSTTKSLTLSVFQGILRPFHEKIVGRIAVSDLARRWQMEALGSDAVEIPNGVDVPSFANAPRLEGYPRPGRTVLFLGRFDEPRKGMAVLLGALPKLARRFPDIEILIVGRGDEDALREEAGELAGHLRFLGQVDDDAKAAAMRSADVYCAPNLGGESFGIVLVEAMAARTAVVASELDAFSRVLDQGQAGRLVPVGDADALADALIEVLDDDALRERYIDQATERVARYDWSVVAGQIMRVYETVASAGIKVQVGD, encoded by the coding sequence ATGCGTATCGGGATGGTCTGCCCGTATTCGTTCGATGTGCCGGGCGGTGTGCAATCCCATGTGCTGCAACTGGCCGAGGTGATGCGCGCGGGCGGGCATCACGTCAGCGTCCTGGCGCCGTCGTCGCCGCATGTGAAGTTGCCTGAATACGTGGTGTCGGGCGGCAAGGCCGTCCCGATTCCGTACAACGGCTCGGTGGCCCGGCTGCGGTTCGGCCCGGCCACCCACCGCAAGGTGAAGAAGTGGATCGCCGAGGGCGAGTTCGATGTACTGCACCTGCATGAGCCCAATGCGCCCAGCCTGTCCATGCTGGCGCTGCAGGCCGCCGAGGGGCCGATCGTGGCGACCTTTCACACCTCGACGACAAAGTCGTTGACGCTCAGTGTGTTTCAGGGAATCCTGCGCCCGTTCCACGAGAAGATCGTCGGCCGCATCGCGGTGTCGGACCTGGCTCGGCGCTGGCAGATGGAGGCGCTCGGCTCGGATGCGGTCGAGATACCCAACGGTGTCGACGTACCGTCGTTCGCGAATGCGCCTCGGCTGGAAGGGTATCCGCGACCCGGCCGCACCGTGCTGTTCCTCGGCCGGTTCGACGAACCCCGAAAGGGCATGGCGGTACTGCTGGGTGCCCTCCCGAAGCTGGCGCGGCGGTTCCCCGACATCGAGATACTGATCGTGGGCCGCGGCGATGAGGACGCGCTGCGGGAGGAGGCCGGCGAGCTCGCCGGACACCTTCGTTTCCTGGGGCAGGTCGACGACGACGCCAAGGCCGCGGCCATGCGCAGCGCCGACGTCTACTGCGCACCCAACCTCGGCGGCGAGAGCTTCGGCATCGTGCTGGTCGAGGCGATGGCGGCCCGAACCGCCGTGGTGGCCAGTGAATTGGACGCCTTCAGCCGCGTTCTCGATCAGGGGCAGGCCGGCCGGCTGGTTCCGGTCGGCGACGCCGACGCCCTGGCCGACGCGCTGATCGAGGTGCTCGACGACGACGCGCTGCGCGAGCGGTACATCGACCAGGCCACCGAGCGGGTCGCCCGTTACGACTGGTCGGTGGTGGCCGGGCAGATCATGCGGGTGTACGAGACCGTGGCCAGCGCCGGCATCAAAGTTCAGGTGGGTGACTAG
- a CDS encoding NUDIX hydrolase — MPTWLVITALALLVVLLLIGGWAYQTANRLDRLHVRYDLSWQALDSALARRAVVARAVAVDAYAGAPAGKRLAALADVAERAPRSAREAAENDLSAALALVDPAGLPVPLVAELADAEARVLLARRFHNDAVRDTLALRERRFVRLLRLGGTAALPTYFEIVERPDSQAEVNPVSRRTSARVVLLDETGAVLLLRGSDPAIDNPDRPAPRWWFTVGGAVQPGEDLAAAAVRELVEETGLQAAPADLVGPVWRRDAVIDFNASVIRSEEYFFIHRTARFEPSATGRTTLERHYIHGHRWCDARMIAELVAGGEAVYPLQLGELLAQANELAEQPAATLANTQGSANRELQAIR; from the coding sequence GTGCCTACCTGGTTGGTGATCACCGCACTGGCCCTGCTGGTGGTCCTCCTTCTCATCGGAGGATGGGCCTACCAGACCGCCAACCGGCTCGACCGGCTCCACGTGCGCTACGACCTGTCCTGGCAGGCGCTCGACAGTGCACTGGCCCGCCGGGCCGTCGTCGCCCGTGCCGTCGCCGTCGACGCCTACGCGGGTGCTCCGGCGGGTAAACGCCTCGCAGCGCTGGCGGACGTCGCCGAGCGGGCTCCCCGTTCGGCGCGTGAAGCCGCCGAGAACGACCTGTCGGCCGCACTGGCCCTCGTCGATCCGGCCGGGCTGCCGGTGCCGCTGGTCGCCGAACTCGCCGATGCCGAAGCCCGCGTGCTGCTGGCCCGGCGCTTCCACAACGACGCCGTCCGCGACACCCTGGCCCTGCGGGAACGTCGCTTTGTGCGGCTGCTGCGGCTGGGCGGAACCGCGGCACTGCCAACCTATTTCGAGATCGTCGAACGGCCGGATTCGCAAGCCGAGGTCAACCCGGTGAGCCGCCGGACCTCGGCACGTGTGGTGCTGCTCGACGAGACCGGCGCGGTGTTGCTGCTGCGCGGCTCCGACCCCGCGATCGACAACCCGGACCGGCCCGCGCCGCGGTGGTGGTTCACCGTCGGGGGCGCGGTCCAGCCTGGTGAGGATCTGGCGGCCGCCGCGGTGCGCGAGCTCGTTGAGGAGACCGGGTTGCAGGCGGCACCCGCCGACCTCGTCGGGCCGGTGTGGCGGCGCGATGCCGTCATCGACTTCAACGCCTCGGTGATCCGCAGCGAGGAGTACTTCTTCATCCACCGCACCGCCCGGTTCGAGCCGTCGGCGACGGGTCGCACGACCCTGGAACGGCACTACATTCACGGGCACCGATGGTGCGATGCGAGAATGATCGCCGAGTTGGTTGCCGGCGGGGAGGCCGTGTATCCGCTTCAACTGGGTGAGCTGCTGGCTCAGGCCAACGAACTGGCCGAGCAGCCCGCAGCGACGCTGGCGAATACGCAGGGATCTGCGAATCGCGAGCTGCAAGCCATCCGGTGA
- the pdxS gene encoding pyridoxal 5'-phosphate synthase lyase subunit PdxS, with product MDTAAQNGSSNQTGTARVKRGMAEMLKGGVIMDVVTPEQAKIAEGAGAVAVMALERVPADIRAQGGVSRMSDPDMIEGIISAVTIPVMAKARIGHFVEAQILQSLGVDYIDESEVLTPADYTNHIDKWKFTVPFVCGATNLGEALRRITEGAAMIRSKGEAGTGDVSNATTHMRKIGGEIRRLTSLSTDELYVAAKELQAPYDLVAEVARAGKLPVTLFTAGGIATPADAAMMMQLGAEGVFVGSGIFKSGNPAQRAAAIVKATTFYDDPDVLAKVSRGLGEAMVGINVEEIAQPHRLAERGW from the coding sequence GTGGATACCGCGGCGCAGAATGGCTCTAGCAACCAGACCGGCACCGCGCGCGTGAAGCGCGGGATGGCTGAGATGCTCAAGGGCGGCGTGATCATGGATGTCGTCACCCCGGAACAGGCGAAGATCGCCGAGGGCGCGGGTGCCGTTGCTGTCATGGCGCTGGAGCGCGTCCCCGCCGACATCCGTGCCCAGGGCGGGGTGTCGCGGATGAGTGATCCCGACATGATCGAGGGCATCATCTCCGCGGTCACCATCCCGGTCATGGCCAAGGCGCGCATCGGGCATTTCGTCGAGGCGCAGATCCTGCAGAGCCTGGGTGTGGATTACATCGACGAGTCCGAGGTGCTCACCCCGGCCGATTACACCAACCACATCGACAAGTGGAAGTTCACCGTGCCGTTCGTGTGCGGTGCCACCAACCTCGGCGAGGCCCTGCGCCGGATCACCGAGGGCGCGGCGATGATCCGCTCCAAGGGTGAGGCCGGCACCGGCGACGTCTCCAACGCGACCACCCACATGCGCAAGATCGGCGGCGAGATCCGTCGGCTCACCTCGCTGAGCACCGACGAGCTGTACGTCGCGGCCAAGGAACTGCAGGCGCCGTATGACCTGGTGGCCGAGGTCGCCCGGGCAGGCAAGCTGCCCGTCACGCTGTTCACCGCGGGCGGCATCGCGACCCCTGCCGATGCGGCGATGATGATGCAGCTCGGCGCCGAAGGCGTGTTCGTGGGTTCGGGCATCTTCAAGTCGGGCAACCCGGCGCAGCGCGCCGCGGCGATCGTGAAGGCCACCACGTTCTACGACGATCCCGACGTGTTGGCCAAGGTGTCGCGCGGTCTGGGTGAGGCCATGGTCGGTATCAATGTCGAGGAGATCGCCCAGCCGCACCGGCTCGCTGAGCGCGGCTGGTAA
- the tesB gene encoding acyl-CoA thioesterase II — MAIEEILDLEQLEVNIYRGGVFSPESGFLQRTFGGHVAGQSLVSAVRTVEPTFQVHSLHGYFLRPGDARAPSVYIVERIRDGGSFCTRRVSAIQHGETIFTMSASFQTDQTGIEHQDVMPEAPGPDDLPGFRSGGAFDDAGFAQFAEWDVRIVPRDLVARIPGKASQQQVWFRHRDPLPDDHVLHICALAYMSDLTLLGSAQVNHLDVRKQLMVASLDHAMWFMRPFRADEWLLYDQSSPSACGGRSLTQGKIFNRYGEMVAAVMQEGLTRFKRDLTPAEGT; from the coding sequence ATGGCGATTGAAGAGATCCTCGATCTGGAGCAGCTCGAGGTCAACATCTATCGCGGTGGGGTGTTCAGCCCGGAGTCGGGTTTCCTGCAGCGGACCTTCGGCGGCCACGTCGCCGGTCAGTCCCTCGTTTCGGCGGTGCGCACGGTGGAGCCGACGTTCCAGGTGCACTCCCTGCACGGCTACTTCCTCCGCCCTGGCGATGCCCGGGCGCCGTCGGTGTACATCGTCGAGCGCATCCGGGACGGAGGCTCGTTCTGCACCCGCCGGGTGAGCGCGATCCAGCACGGCGAGACGATCTTCACGATGTCGGCGTCGTTCCAGACCGACCAGACCGGCATCGAGCATCAGGACGTGATGCCCGAGGCTCCCGGGCCCGACGACCTACCCGGATTCCGGTCCGGGGGAGCGTTCGACGATGCCGGGTTCGCCCAGTTCGCCGAATGGGACGTCCGGATCGTGCCGCGGGACCTGGTGGCGCGGATTCCCGGCAAGGCTTCTCAGCAGCAGGTGTGGTTCCGCCACCGCGACCCGTTGCCCGACGATCACGTGCTGCACATCTGCGCGCTGGCCTACATGAGCGATCTGACCCTGCTGGGCTCGGCCCAGGTCAACCACCTCGACGTGCGCAAGCAACTGATGGTGGCGTCGCTGGACCACGCCATGTGGTTCATGCGGCCGTTCCGGGCCGACGAGTGGCTGCTCTACGACCAGTCCTCGCCCTCGGCGTGTGGCGGGCGTTCGCTGACCCAGGGCAAGATCTTCAACCGCTACGGCGAGATGGTGGCTGCAGTGATGCAAGAGGGACTGACCCGCTTCAAGCGCGACTTGACGCCGGCGGAAGGCACGTGA
- the pdxT gene encoding pyridoxal 5'-phosphate synthase glutaminase subunit PdxT, translating into MSPRVGVLALQGDTREHLAALREAGAEAGTVRRLSELDAVDALVIPGGESTAMSHLLREFELLEPLRARIAAGLPCYGSCAGMILLATEIKDAGTVGREAVPLAGIDMTVRRNAFGRQVDSFEGDIDFEGLDTPVHAVFIRAPWVERVGADVKVLARAADHIVAVRQGSMLATSFHPEMTGDRRIHKLFVDSL; encoded by the coding sequence GTGAGCCCCCGCGTGGGGGTGCTCGCGTTGCAGGGTGACACTCGCGAGCATCTGGCCGCTCTGCGTGAGGCGGGCGCCGAGGCGGGCACGGTGCGGCGGCTTTCCGAGCTCGACGCGGTCGACGCCCTGGTGATCCCCGGTGGGGAATCCACCGCGATGAGCCATCTGCTGCGCGAATTCGAACTGCTCGAACCGCTGCGCGCGCGCATCGCCGCGGGGTTGCCCTGCTACGGCTCGTGCGCAGGCATGATCCTGCTGGCCACCGAGATCAAGGACGCCGGCACCGTCGGGCGGGAGGCCGTTCCTCTGGCCGGAATCGATATGACGGTGCGGCGCAACGCCTTTGGTCGTCAGGTCGATTCCTTCGAAGGGGACATCGACTTCGAGGGACTGGACACCCCGGTGCATGCGGTCTTCATCCGGGCGCCGTGGGTCGAGCGGGTCGGTGCGGACGTCAAGGTGCTGGCGCGCGCGGCCGACCATATCGTCGCGGTGCGTCAGGGTTCGATGCTGGCGACGTCGTTTCACCCCGAGATGACCGGGGACCGCCGTATTCACAAGCTGTTCGTCGATTCGCTCTGA